The Vibrio echinoideorum genome includes a region encoding these proteins:
- a CDS encoding ABC transporter permease, with amino-acid sequence MLWPVVKALLGHYRRYPLQIILVWLGLTLGVSLLVGVTAINQHAKQSYAHGEKLFSNPLPYRIRPKHNANKIPQGFYIQLRREGFQQCSPFDHHRITDENGANFMLIGLDPVSMLQLQPGVALKDLTTLNLMKPPYPILVSDDLAEHMEWKSGDYIHLLDGSELGPVAVDQNNIIDGTRLIADISLLRMLKRSAGLSVIACSDMPPEKFERLKNILPNGLTITRSSKAELESLTSAFHLNLTAMGMLSFVVGLFIFYQAMSLSFIQRQPLVGILRQTGVSGWQLTKALCLELLILVLLSWICGNIFGVMLANQLLPAVSSSLGDLYDANVGLTLSWSWRWSGYSLLMALLGAFLACAWPLVRLLKSQPIRLTSRLSLMRFAGTEFTWQALIGCGFCVAAVAVYQAPQTQETGFAIIALMLVSVALFTPFLMWKLFNSLSYSLRWVRARWFFSDAASSMSYRGVATMAFMLALTANIGVETMVGSFRDTTDKWLTQRLAADLYIYPTNNAAARMSNWLSDQPEVDSVWWRWEKDVASPVGSIQVVSTGPSEGELEALTIKLGIPNYWYHLHHSKGVLISESMSLKLGIRPGDYIDLYDSLGSGWQVVGVYYDYGNPYHQVMMSHRNWLYGFAGKGNVGLGVTLKDDVNAIGLRSRLESVFRLGSERIFDNNNIHSQAMRVFDRTFAIADTLGNITLVIAVFGIFFATVAGEVSRQRHISLQRCLGVSAKELILTGSLQLFVFGLISSLIAIPLGLALASLIVDIVIKQSFGWSLELQVIPWDYLVTFAWAMAALMLAGALPVMRMIRNTPMKSLRDAL; translated from the coding sequence ATGTTATGGCCCGTAGTTAAGGCACTACTCGGTCACTATCGACGTTACCCACTTCAGATTATATTGGTATGGCTTGGTTTAACCCTTGGCGTATCACTTTTGGTTGGTGTTACCGCTATTAACCAACACGCCAAGCAAAGTTATGCGCATGGCGAAAAACTCTTTTCGAATCCTCTTCCTTATCGTATTCGACCAAAACACAACGCCAATAAAATTCCGCAAGGCTTTTATATCCAACTTCGCCGTGAAGGCTTTCAACAGTGTTCTCCTTTTGACCATCACCGTATCACTGATGAAAACGGCGCGAATTTCATGCTGATTGGCTTAGACCCCGTGTCTATGCTTCAACTACAGCCGGGTGTTGCGTTAAAAGATCTCACTACCTTAAATCTCATGAAGCCGCCGTATCCGATCCTTGTCAGTGATGACCTTGCTGAACATATGGAGTGGAAAAGTGGCGACTATATTCATCTATTAGACGGTTCTGAGCTAGGCCCCGTGGCTGTCGATCAAAACAATATTATTGATGGTACTCGCCTGATTGCGGACATTTCATTGCTCAGAATGCTAAAACGCAGCGCTGGGCTTTCGGTCATTGCTTGTTCAGACATGCCTCCTGAGAAGTTCGAGCGTCTTAAGAACATATTGCCAAATGGTTTGACGATTACTCGTAGCTCAAAGGCGGAGCTTGAATCACTCACTAGTGCTTTTCACTTGAACTTAACCGCGATGGGTATGCTGTCGTTTGTGGTGGGCTTGTTTATCTTCTATCAAGCGATGTCACTTTCATTTATTCAGCGTCAACCATTAGTTGGAATCCTAAGACAAACGGGTGTATCTGGTTGGCAGCTTACGAAGGCACTTTGTTTAGAGCTGCTTATCTTGGTTTTATTAAGCTGGATATGCGGCAATATATTTGGCGTGATGTTAGCGAATCAACTGTTACCGGCAGTGTCTTCAAGCCTAGGCGATCTTTATGATGCTAACGTCGGTTTAACGTTGAGCTGGAGTTGGCGTTGGAGTGGTTATAGCTTATTGATGGCATTGCTTGGTGCATTCTTGGCGTGCGCTTGGCCGTTGGTTCGTTTACTGAAATCCCAACCTATTCGTTTGACCTCTCGATTGTCCTTAATGCGTTTTGCCGGCACTGAGTTTACTTGGCAAGCATTGATAGGTTGTGGTTTCTGTGTCGCTGCAGTAGCGGTGTATCAAGCTCCTCAAACCCAAGAGACGGGTTTTGCTATTATCGCGCTGATGCTGGTGAGTGTGGCGCTGTTTACGCCGTTCTTGATGTGGAAACTGTTCAACAGTTTATCTTATTCATTACGTTGGGTTCGTGCTCGTTGGTTCTTCTCCGATGCAGCCTCAAGCATGAGCTACCGTGGTGTTGCGACGATGGCCTTTATGTTGGCGTTAACGGCTAATATTGGTGTTGAAACCATGGTCGGAAGCTTCAGGGATACTACGGATAAATGGTTAACGCAGCGTTTGGCGGCTGATCTCTATATATACCCAACCAACAATGCGGCTGCTCGTATGAGCAATTGGCTGTCGGACCAACCCGAGGTTGATTCGGTTTGGTGGCGTTGGGAAAAAGACGTCGCTTCTCCTGTGGGCAGCATTCAGGTTGTGAGTACAGGCCCATCTGAAGGTGAATTAGAAGCTCTAACGATTAAGTTAGGTATTCCGAACTATTGGTATCATTTACATCACTCTAAAGGTGTATTGATCAGCGAATCCATGTCTTTAAAACTGGGTATTCGCCCCGGTGACTATATTGATCTTTATGACAGCCTAGGTTCCGGTTGGCAAGTTGTTGGGGTGTATTACGATTATGGCAACCCTTATCATCAAGTGATGATGTCACATCGTAACTGGTTGTATGGATTTGCCGGAAAAGGCAATGTGGGGCTTGGCGTAACATTGAAAGATGATGTGAATGCCATCGGTTTACGAAGCCGATTAGAGAGCGTATTTAGGCTCGGCTCTGAACGTATTTTCGATAATAATAATATTCACAGCCAAGCAATGCGTGTGTTCGATCGAACGTTTGCTATTGCCGATACGTTGGGCAATATCACCTTAGTGATTGCGGTTTTCGGTATCTTCTTTGCTACCGTTGCGGGTGAAGTGTCGCGTCAAAGGCATATTTCACTGCAACGTTGTTTAGGCGTTTCGGCCAAAGAACTGATTCTCACCGGCAGTTTACAATTATTTGTATTTGGGCTTATTTCCTCTTTAATAGCCATTCCGCTTGGCTTAGCCTTGGCGAGCTTAATCGTTGATATCGTCATTAAGCAATCTTTTGGCTGGTCTCTCGAGTTACAAGTGATTCCATGGGATTATTTAGTGACATTTGCGTGGGCAATGGCAGCATTAATGCTCGCTGGAGCTTTACCAGTGATGAGAATGATTCGGAACACGCCGATGAAGTCATTGAGGGATGCACTTTAA
- a CDS encoding ABC transporter ATP-binding protein, giving the protein MLKLSDLCKGYVDGGEFHPVLQGAELTLNQGDQLALMGESGSGKSTLLNLIAGLDLVDSGEIAFPNFNMHDSTERNRTAYRRNNIGHIFQQFNLLPTLNIADNIRFCRQLKGLPEDKGLWRQILSALDLMPLLGRYPEEASGGQQQRAAIARALYMEPKILLADEPTGSLDERNAEAVMRLLTSLTRQLECTLLLVTHSEKVALHMDGRIRLQGGQLHVMARS; this is encoded by the coding sequence ATGTTAAAGCTGTCAGACCTATGTAAAGGCTATGTCGACGGGGGAGAATTTCACCCTGTTTTGCAAGGTGCTGAGTTAACATTAAACCAAGGCGACCAACTCGCATTAATGGGAGAAAGCGGTTCAGGAAAGAGTACATTATTGAATCTTATCGCGGGTTTAGATTTGGTAGATTCTGGTGAAATCGCTTTCCCAAACTTCAATATGCACGATTCGACAGAACGTAATCGCACCGCATATCGTCGAAATAATATTGGTCATATTTTCCAGCAATTCAACCTACTTCCAACGCTTAATATTGCCGACAACATTCGTTTTTGTCGCCAATTAAAGGGTTTGCCTGAAGATAAAGGGCTCTGGAGACAGATACTGTCGGCTTTAGACCTTATGCCTTTACTTGGACGTTACCCTGAAGAGGCCTCTGGTGGTCAACAGCAACGTGCGGCGATTGCTCGTGCATTGTATATGGAACCGAAGATTTTGTTGGCCGATGAGCCTACGGGAAGCCTCGATGAACGCAATGCGGAAGCGGTGATGCGTTTGCTGACCTCTTTAACCCGTCAGCTAGAATGTACCTTGTTACTGGTTACGCACAGTGAAAAAGTAGCGCTACATATGGATGGTCGTATCCGCCTACAAGGAGGGCAACTGCATGTTATGGCCCGTAGTTAA
- a CDS encoding MATE family efflux transporter codes for MLLSSIIHHTRGDFVRRLIAIALPITLQSIMFSSRGLVDVLMLGQLGEADIAAVGVASRAMFVTTIMLVGVTTGGALLTAQYWGAGDKQGVRESTALTWLVSTLFALLTIVFFISFPAQIMGVTTDSQEVINLGMEYIVITSFSMLAVSCVSSMAVGLRAMHKPGLSTFFSGIGILSNVFLNWVLIFGNLGFPALGIKGAAIATVMSGAIEVATLYGYLYFSKHLLAFKFCDIQAAATVEKVVRFLKLSLPTTFNFLAWAGGLFAYHAIMGQSGVQGLAALSVMTPVESISLSLLIGMSNAASVLVGNQLGAKNNEAVYYQALGLTILCFLTSIVVAIFLYFVQMPILNAFSALTEETRALSEKFILILSVGIVIRSIPMTVIVGVLRAGGDVKFCLYQDLIAQWVIGIPLAAVAAIYFKFPPEWVYLLFLTEEVIKWGGSLYRMKTRKWIKNLIGN; via the coding sequence ATGTTGCTCTCTTCCATTATTCATCACACCCGAGGTGACTTTGTTCGTAGGCTTATTGCGATTGCTTTGCCTATCACTTTACAGAGCATTATGTTTTCAAGCCGAGGCTTAGTGGATGTGTTGATGTTAGGTCAGCTTGGAGAAGCAGACATCGCGGCGGTAGGGGTAGCAAGCCGTGCGATGTTTGTGACGACTATTATGCTAGTTGGTGTTACCACAGGTGGTGCGTTGTTGACGGCACAATACTGGGGGGCGGGCGACAAACAAGGAGTCAGAGAAAGTACCGCACTGACCTGGTTGGTTTCGACACTGTTTGCCTTGCTTACGATTGTGTTCTTTATCTCTTTTCCCGCGCAAATCATGGGTGTGACCACAGATTCTCAAGAAGTCATTAATTTGGGTATGGAATACATCGTTATCACCTCATTTAGCATGTTGGCGGTATCGTGTGTGAGCAGCATGGCTGTTGGTCTAAGAGCAATGCATAAGCCGGGGCTCAGTACTTTCTTTAGCGGAATCGGCATTCTTTCTAATGTGTTTTTAAACTGGGTGCTGATCTTCGGTAATTTAGGTTTTCCTGCTTTGGGCATAAAAGGCGCGGCGATTGCTACAGTAATGAGTGGCGCTATTGAAGTCGCGACCTTGTATGGTTACCTCTATTTTTCAAAGCATTTATTAGCCTTCAAATTCTGCGATATTCAAGCGGCGGCAACCGTCGAGAAAGTGGTTCGTTTTTTGAAATTATCGCTGCCAACGACGTTCAATTTCTTAGCGTGGGCTGGTGGCCTATTTGCTTATCACGCAATCATGGGACAATCGGGTGTACAAGGGTTAGCAGCGCTTTCGGTGATGACGCCAGTTGAGTCTATCTCGCTGAGCCTATTGATTGGTATGTCGAATGCGGCTTCTGTCTTGGTTGGCAACCAACTTGGCGCGAAGAATAATGAGGCAGTCTATTATCAAGCTCTTGGCCTAACTATTTTGTGTTTCCTGACCAGTATTGTTGTGGCGATCTTCCTTTATTTTGTGCAAATGCCAATATTGAATGCGTTCAGTGCGTTGACTGAAGAAACCAGAGCTCTTTCCGAGAAATTTATTCTGATTTTAAGTGTCGGAATCGTTATCCGTTCAATCCCAATGACAGTGATTGTTGGCGTATTGAGAGCGGGTGGCGACGTTAAGTTCTGCCTCTATCAAGACCTAATTGCTCAGTGGGTGATTGGTATACCTTTGGCTGCGGTTGCCGCTATTTATTTCAAATTCCCGCCAGAATGGGTGTATTTGCTGTTCTTGACTGAAGAGGTCATTAAGTGGGGTGGTTCGCTCTATCGCATGAAAACCAGAAAATGGATTAAAAACTTAATAGGAAATTGA
- a CDS encoding DUF2867 domain-containing protein, protein MKKVLVLGASGYVGSQLLPLLLEQGYQVTAAARHIDYLQARTEPHDNLSLEYLDLADQAATQALVPDFDLIFFLVHGMAEGHDFIDYELNLARNFISALGPKNQHVIYLSSLQPQTGDSEHLQARKKTGQLLRKGPVPVTELQAGVIIGPGSAAFEIMRDFVYNLPIMIAPKWVDSKANPIALQNLNHYLLKLAQDAPSESQTFEVGGPDIVSYRNQFAHIAKTADRPLRLWATSLLTPKIASYWLGVVTSVPSNIGRALLAGLKHDFIASSTTIREKYPQKLISFESMVEQAIHAEGNFVKSNVWGFDKTAFKRWQAGYGYYPKKTGASITSTASLESLWNVAQQIGSPKQGYFFANTLWRTREWLDVLFGGGIPVRQMPEGPNLKVGDKIDSWKVIRCEKNQFLSLLFGMKGPGLGRLEITVSDHGDSRELNISAWWHPKGFLGLLYWFAMMPAHLFIFKGMVKAIEKQAKEQMRDSE, encoded by the coding sequence ATGAAGAAAGTACTGGTTTTAGGCGCTTCTGGATATGTTGGTTCGCAGCTCCTCCCTTTACTGCTTGAGCAAGGGTATCAAGTCACTGCAGCAGCAAGGCATATCGATTATTTACAGGCACGAACCGAACCTCACGATAATTTATCGCTTGAGTATCTTGATCTCGCAGATCAAGCCGCGACGCAGGCATTAGTACCCGATTTTGATCTGATATTCTTTCTAGTTCATGGGATGGCGGAAGGCCATGACTTCATTGATTACGAACTCAACTTAGCGCGTAACTTTATTTCGGCGCTTGGGCCAAAGAATCAACATGTTATCTATCTCAGTTCTCTTCAGCCTCAAACGGGCGATTCAGAACACCTTCAAGCCAGAAAAAAAACCGGACAGCTACTTCGAAAAGGGCCAGTTCCAGTAACCGAACTCCAAGCTGGTGTTATCATCGGCCCCGGCTCTGCGGCATTCGAGATCATGCGAGATTTCGTTTACAACCTACCAATCATGATTGCGCCAAAATGGGTAGACTCCAAAGCGAACCCTATTGCACTGCAGAACCTTAACCACTATTTACTGAAACTTGCACAAGACGCGCCAAGCGAAAGCCAAACGTTTGAAGTTGGCGGGCCAGATATCGTCTCTTATCGAAATCAGTTTGCTCATATTGCGAAAACGGCCGACCGTCCGCTCAGGCTTTGGGCAACATCACTGCTAACACCTAAAATCGCATCATATTGGCTAGGCGTCGTGACCTCCGTCCCTTCTAACATCGGTAGAGCGCTTCTCGCAGGCTTAAAGCATGACTTCATTGCCAGTTCTACCACTATCAGAGAGAAGTACCCTCAAAAACTCATATCGTTCGAGAGCATGGTTGAGCAAGCCATTCACGCTGAGGGAAACTTCGTCAAAAGTAATGTATGGGGGTTTGATAAAACTGCGTTCAAACGCTGGCAAGCTGGATACGGCTACTACCCAAAGAAAACCGGTGCAAGTATCACTTCAACAGCATCACTAGAATCACTATGGAATGTTGCTCAGCAGATAGGAAGCCCCAAACAAGGTTACTTCTTTGCCAACACTTTATGGCGCACACGTGAATGGTTAGATGTTCTATTTGGTGGCGGTATACCCGTTCGACAAATGCCAGAAGGACCAAACCTAAAAGTCGGTGACAAGATTGATTCGTGGAAGGTCATTCGTTGTGAAAAAAATCAGTTTTTATCTCTGCTTTTCGGAATGAAAGGCCCTGGCTTAGGTCGACTGGAAATTACGGTGTCTGACCACGGTGACTCTCGCGAACTGAACATTTCAGCTTGGTGGCACCCAAAAGGCTTCTTAGGGCTCCTTTATTGGTTCGCAATGATGCCAGCGCATCTTTTCATCTTTAAAGGTATGGTTAAGGCGATAGAGAAGCAGGCTAAAGAACAGATGCGAGATTCAGAGTAA
- a CDS encoding DUF2913 family protein produces the protein MSKYYIEIQKLVNDALGELYALHKAGKAIDAPIANNLYLVRWVTKAIKAQSYDRVIVPDLVRWQKQGRSKGNNSDLTFIFKRISTFYGKFFPEGEEPKALKDSDVEAFMDKMYEMGWSVSSEDELTTGGKIQFFTDGEHSFALCGKQCDDSFDGELMVKPMNWFVRGNHAEFIQAAMEAGFMLHKVTDYKSAVKYHGEYIVYPANQGNQLAEIPISIIG, from the coding sequence ATGTCAAAATACTATATTGAAATTCAGAAGTTAGTGAATGACGCGTTGGGCGAGCTTTACGCTCTGCATAAAGCAGGTAAAGCGATTGATGCGCCTATTGCGAATAACCTTTATTTAGTTCGTTGGGTGACGAAAGCGATTAAAGCTCAGTCTTATGATCGTGTGATTGTTCCCGATTTGGTGCGTTGGCAGAAGCAGGGACGTTCAAAAGGCAATAACTCTGATTTGACCTTTATCTTCAAACGTATTTCTACGTTTTACGGTAAATTCTTCCCTGAAGGCGAAGAGCCAAAAGCGCTGAAAGACAGTGACGTTGAAGCCTTTATGGACAAGATGTATGAGATGGGTTGGAGCGTTTCAAGCGAAGATGAGCTAACCACTGGTGGAAAAATTCAATTCTTTACGGATGGCGAACACTCTTTTGCACTTTGTGGCAAACAGTGTGATGACTCTTTCGACGGTGAGTTGATGGTTAAACCGATGAACTGGTTTGTTCGTGGTAACCACGCTGAGTTTATTCAAGCAGCAATGGAAGCGGGTTTCATGCTTCATAAAGTTACTGACTATAAGTCAGCGGTGAAGTACCACGGTGAATATATCGTGTATCCTGCTAACCAAGGTAACCAACTGGCTGAAATTCCAATCAGTATTATTGGTTAA
- a CDS encoding Bcr/CflA family multidrug efflux MFS transporter: protein MQTSTSQTPSSQPQTPQLGWMLFLVLGAIGALTPLAIDMYLPAMPTIARDLGVTAGEVQITLTAYTAGFALGQLLHGPLADSYGRKPVLLIGVFLFAIASVVSATTHGIEALTLVRTAQGFAGAAAAVIIQAVVRDMFDREDFARTMSFVTLVMTVAPLIAPMIGGYLALWFGWRSIFWVLAIFAVIVIIAVLIKIPETLPVENRQPLRFKTTIRNYARLCKNPTVMGLIFSGAFSFSGMFAFLTAGSFVYIDVYGVRPDLFGYLFGLNIVAMILMTTVNGRIVKKVGSHTMLRAALIIQLLAGLGLLVGWALDLGLWGIVPFVMLFIGTISTIGSNLMGLLLSGYPNMAGTASSLAGTLRFGTGSVVGAIVAMLPSDSAGSMAMVMAACAVMSALLYWTLGKKA, encoded by the coding sequence ATGCAAACGTCTACCTCACAGACCCCAAGCTCACAACCCCAAACGCCTCAGTTAGGTTGGATGCTATTTTTGGTTCTGGGCGCTATTGGTGCTTTAACACCTCTCGCAATCGATATGTACCTACCCGCTATGCCAACGATCGCCAGAGATCTAGGTGTAACTGCAGGTGAAGTGCAAATCACACTCACAGCGTACACTGCAGGCTTTGCTTTAGGTCAGTTGTTACATGGCCCGTTAGCCGACAGTTATGGTCGCAAGCCTGTTCTGTTGATTGGTGTATTCCTCTTTGCGATCGCATCTGTAGTGAGTGCTACCACTCATGGCATTGAAGCGCTCACGTTAGTTCGTACCGCTCAAGGCTTTGCCGGTGCGGCGGCCGCAGTAATCATTCAAGCGGTTGTGCGCGACATGTTTGACCGTGAAGACTTCGCAAGAACGATGTCTTTCGTTACTTTGGTGATGACGGTTGCGCCACTTATCGCACCTATGATTGGTGGTTACTTAGCATTGTGGTTCGGTTGGCGTTCAATTTTTTGGGTGTTGGCTATTTTTGCAGTGATCGTGATTATAGCGGTATTGATTAAGATTCCTGAGACATTGCCTGTCGAAAACCGTCAGCCATTGCGCTTTAAAACGACGATTCGCAATTACGCGCGTTTATGTAAAAACCCGACCGTTATGGGCCTGATTTTCTCGGGTGCATTCTCGTTCTCTGGGATGTTTGCATTCTTAACCGCAGGCTCTTTTGTTTACATTGATGTTTATGGCGTGCGTCCTGACTTGTTTGGCTACCTTTTTGGTCTGAACATTGTTGCGATGATTCTGATGACAACAGTCAATGGTCGAATCGTTAAAAAAGTCGGTTCTCACACTATGTTGAGAGCAGCGTTGATCATTCAATTGCTGGCTGGCTTAGGTTTACTCGTCGGTTGGGCATTGGATCTCGGGCTTTGGGGAATTGTGCCATTTGTGATGTTATTTATTGGAACCATCTCTACTATCGGCAGTAACTTGATGGGTTTACTGTTAAGTGGTTATCCAAACATGGCAGGTACAGCCTCTTCTCTGGCTGGAACATTAAGATTTGGTACTGGTTCTGTCGTTGGTGCTATCGTTGCGATGCTGCCAAGTGACAGTGCTGGGTCTATGGCTATGGTAATGGCTGCGTGTGCAGTAATGTCAGCATTACTATATTGGACATTAGGAAAGAAGGCATAA
- the rsuA gene encoding 16S rRNA pseudouridine(516) synthase RsuA: protein MRLDKFLCDALGVTRREATHLLKSKAVTVNDVIQKSGSLKVTEECVVEWQGNELHVHGLRYIMLYKPEGFVCSHEDSSNRTAFELLDEIKMDKLHFAGRLDVDTTGLVLMTDDGKWSHRITSPKHKCEKTYRVWLVEPVEDDYVEKFKEGIQLKSEDGLTLPAHLEVRAEREVLLTIHEGKYHQVKRMFAAIGNKVEALHRERIGEIEMDESLELGEYRYLTQEEVDSIWK from the coding sequence ATGCGTTTAGATAAATTTCTGTGCGATGCGTTAGGCGTCACTCGAAGAGAAGCAACACACTTATTAAAATCAAAAGCAGTGACAGTTAATGATGTCATTCAAAAAAGCGGCTCACTCAAGGTAACTGAAGAGTGCGTTGTGGAATGGCAAGGCAATGAACTGCATGTTCACGGCCTGCGTTACATCATGCTTTATAAGCCAGAAGGCTTTGTTTGTTCGCATGAAGATAGCTCAAATCGCACTGCGTTTGAATTACTTGATGAAATCAAAATGGACAAGCTGCATTTTGCAGGTCGCCTTGACGTTGATACCACCGGTCTTGTTTTAATGACTGACGATGGTAAGTGGTCTCACCGTATCACGTCGCCAAAGCACAAATGCGAGAAAACATACCGTGTGTGGTTGGTTGAACCTGTTGAAGACGATTACGTTGAAAAATTCAAAGAAGGTATCCAGCTTAAGAGCGAAGATGGCCTAACACTTCCAGCACACCTTGAAGTACGTGCGGAGCGCGAAGTGCTTCTAACGATTCACGAAGGCAAATACCACCAAGTTAAACGCATGTTTGCGGCAATTGGTAATAAGGTTGAAGCGCTACACCGTGAGCGTATCGGCGAAATCGAGATGGACGAATCTTTGGAGTTAGGTGAATACCGTTATCTAACACAAGAAGAAGTTGACTCTATCTGGAAGTAA
- a CDS encoding DEAD/DEAH box helicase, whose product MYTLRPYQADSVKSVIHYFRKHQTPAVLVLPTGAGKSLVIAELARLAKGRVLVLAHVKELVEQNHEKYEGYGLKGSIFSAGLGRKETDQQVVFASVQSVVRNLDSFSNQFSLLVIDECHRVPDEKTSSYQKVITHLRENNSGIKVLGLTATPYRLGMGWLYQYHTRGQVRSEEPRFFRDCIFELPIRYLLDEGFLTPARMIDAPVLSYDFSQLKPASTGRYKEAELDMVIEQSKRATPQIVDQIIELAKDKLGIMVFAATVRHAQEILGLLPEGESSIVIGDTPTLERDQIISDFKERKIKFLVNVSVLTTGFDAPHVDLIAILRPTESISLYQQIVGRGLRLSPGKKECLVLDYAGNSYDLYQPEVGDPKPDSDSEIITIPCPACGFNNNFWGKLDSNGFLLEHFGRKCQGYFTDEDTGEREHCNYRFRAKYCGECGADNDIAARICHECDATLVDPDKKLKEALNLKDALVFECLEMDLNVLKDDKGKSQLKVTYRGENQAQVHEFWSLTTKKQKQNFKDQFVRPHLADRHRPFEEASPTKVVAHQHRFRPPQFVIARKVGRFWKMRDKIFEDELQQR is encoded by the coding sequence ATGTATACACTCCGCCCGTACCAAGCCGACTCCGTAAAATCAGTGATTCATTACTTCAGAAAACACCAAACTCCTGCGGTTTTGGTACTGCCTACTGGCGCAGGAAAAAGCCTTGTGATTGCTGAACTGGCAAGGCTTGCTAAAGGTCGTGTTTTAGTGCTTGCTCACGTAAAAGAACTGGTAGAGCAAAACCATGAAAAATATGAAGGTTATGGCTTAAAAGGTTCGATTTTTTCCGCCGGTTTAGGCCGCAAAGAAACCGACCAACAAGTGGTGTTTGCATCGGTTCAATCTGTGGTTAGAAATCTCGACTCATTCTCTAATCAGTTTTCATTGTTGGTTATCGATGAATGCCACCGCGTTCCCGATGAAAAGACCAGTAGCTATCAAAAAGTGATCACACACTTACGTGAGAACAATTCGGGTATTAAGGTGCTTGGGCTTACTGCAACACCATATCGCCTTGGTATGGGTTGGCTTTACCAATATCACACCCGTGGCCAAGTGCGTTCTGAAGAGCCACGTTTTTTCAGAGACTGTATTTTTGAATTACCGATTCGCTACCTGCTCGACGAAGGTTTCCTCACACCAGCACGCATGATTGATGCTCCAGTTCTGAGCTATGACTTCTCGCAGTTAAAACCAGCAAGCACTGGTCGCTATAAAGAAGCAGAACTCGATATGGTGATCGAGCAATCGAAACGCGCCACGCCGCAAATTGTCGACCAGATCATTGAACTGGCCAAAGACAAGCTCGGCATCATGGTGTTCGCTGCGACCGTTAGACACGCACAAGAGATCCTTGGTTTATTGCCGGAAGGTGAGTCATCCATCGTTATTGGAGATACACCAACACTCGAACGCGACCAAATCATCAGTGATTTCAAAGAGCGTAAAATTAAATTCTTGGTCAACGTATCGGTATTAACCACAGGCTTTGATGCCCCTCATGTCGATTTAATCGCGATTTTACGCCCGACAGAGTCCATCAGTTTGTACCAACAAATCGTTGGCCGTGGCTTACGTTTATCTCCGGGCAAAAAAGAGTGTTTAGTGCTCGACTATGCAGGCAACAGTTACGATCTTTATCAACCTGAAGTGGGCGACCCAAAACCCGATTCCGACAGTGAAATCATCACCATCCCCTGCCCTGCTTGCGGCTTCAATAATAACTTTTGGGGCAAGCTAGACAGCAACGGATTTTTACTTGAGCACTTTGGCCGTAAATGCCAAGGCTACTTTACCGATGAAGACACAGGCGAACGTGAACACTGCAACTATCGTTTCCGCGCGAAGTATTGCGGTGAATGTGGCGCTGACAACGACATCGCCGCGCGTATTTGTCATGAGTGTGATGCCACCTTAGTCGATCCAGACAAAAAACTTAAAGAAGCGCTGAACCTGAAAGATGCCTTAGTGTTTGAATGCTTAGAGATGGACCTTAACGTTCTCAAAGACGATAAAGGTAAATCACAACTTAAAGTCACCTATCGTGGCGAGAACCAAGCGCAAGTTCATGAATTTTGGTCATTAACTACCAAGAAGCAAAAACAAAACTTCAAAGATCAATTTGTTCGTCCTCATCTTGCAGACAGGCATCGCCCTTTTGAAGAGGCTTCACCAACGAAAGTAGTCGCTCACCAACATCGATTCCGGCCACCTCAATTCGTGATTGCACGTAAAGTCGGACGCTTTTGGAAAATGAGAGATAAAATATTCGAAGACGAGCTTCAACAGCGCTAA
- a CDS encoding PepSY domain-containing protein translates to MFSKAMISLFSISLGLLVSANVWADSDHNGHDLVQDVHKAGTRIEFEEDQDEVYEAVREGYIRPFSEMYAAVENDLHGRIIKVELEEDDDIWVYELKINHQNNIIKVEYNAETLEMLMIKGRNFKDAIKNTN, encoded by the coding sequence ATGTTTAGTAAAGCTATGATTTCTTTGTTTTCTATCAGCTTAGGCTTATTGGTTTCTGCCAATGTCTGGGCTGACTCAGATCATAACGGTCATGACCTTGTACAAGATGTTCATAAAGCAGGAACTCGTATCGAATTTGAAGAAGATCAAGACGAAGTCTACGAAGCCGTACGCGAAGGCTATATTCGCCCTTTCTCAGAAATGTATGCGGCAGTTGAAAACGATCTGCATGGTCGAATAATTAAAGTAGAACTAGAAGAAGACGATGATATTTGGGTTTACGAGCTCAAAATTAATCATCAAAACAACATCATTAAAGTCGAATACAACGCTGAAACGTTAGAAATGTTGATGATAAAAGGCCGAAACTTTAAAGACGCCATAAAAAACACCAACTAA